A single genomic interval of Spirosoma taeanense harbors:
- the lpdA gene encoding dihydrolipoyl dehydrogenase, whose amino-acid sequence MEYDVIIIGSGPGGYTGAIRCAQLGLKTAIIEKYPTLGGTCLNVGCIPSKALLDSSEHFYNASHTFAEHGIKLADLQVDLPKMIQRKQDVVDQTTKGIAFLMKKNKIDTFSGVGSFVDAHSVKITKADGGEETIKGKNIVIATGSKPSSFPSMPIDKKRVITSTEALTLQEIPKHMIIIGAGVIGAELGSVYARLGAKVSFVEFFDSMIPTMDKTMGKELQRAVKKLGADFYFNHKVTKVENKGEEVEVSIDTPKGEQITLTGDYCLVSVGRRPYTDGLNLEVAGLQTDNRGKLEVDNNLRTSVPHIYALGDVIRGAMLAHKAEEEGTFIAETIAGQKPHIHYRLIPNVVYTWPEVAAVGYTEEEVKQEGIPYKTGSFPFKALGRARASMDIDGLVKVLAHKETDEILGVHIIGPRAADMIAEAVVAMEFRASAEDVSRMSHAHPTYTEAFKEACLAATDNRAINM is encoded by the coding sequence ATGGAATACGATGTTATCATTATCGGTTCGGGGCCGGGTGGCTACACCGGCGCGATTCGCTGTGCCCAGCTCGGACTGAAAACGGCCATTATCGAAAAATACCCGACGCTGGGTGGTACCTGTCTGAACGTCGGCTGCATTCCGTCGAAGGCGCTGCTGGACTCGTCGGAGCATTTTTACAATGCCTCCCACACCTTTGCCGAACACGGCATCAAACTCGCTGATCTGCAGGTTGACCTGCCCAAGATGATCCAGCGGAAGCAGGATGTTGTCGATCAAACGACGAAGGGCATTGCCTTTCTGATGAAGAAAAACAAGATCGATACGTTCTCTGGTGTCGGCTCGTTTGTGGATGCGCACTCGGTGAAGATTACCAAAGCCGATGGGGGCGAAGAAACCATAAAAGGCAAAAACATCGTGATTGCAACGGGCTCGAAACCATCCTCGTTCCCGTCCATGCCTATCGACAAGAAGCGCGTGATCACCTCGACGGAAGCCCTGACGCTGCAGGAAATCCCGAAGCACATGATCATCATCGGTGCGGGTGTAATCGGTGCCGAGCTGGGGTCGGTTTACGCCCGGCTTGGCGCGAAGGTGTCGTTCGTTGAGTTCTTCGATTCGATGATCCCGACGATGGACAAAACGATGGGGAAAGAACTCCAGCGGGCTGTTAAAAAACTTGGCGCCGATTTTTACTTTAACCACAAGGTAACGAAGGTTGAGAACAAAGGCGAAGAGGTTGAGGTGAGCATCGATACGCCAAAAGGCGAGCAGATTACGCTGACCGGCGACTATTGCCTGGTATCGGTCGGTCGGCGCCCCTACACTGACGGTCTGAACCTCGAAGTGGCCGGTCTGCAAACTGACAACCGGGGCAAGCTTGAAGTAGATAACAACCTGCGGACGAGCGTGCCGCATATCTACGCGCTGGGCGACGTAATTCGCGGGGCTATGCTGGCCCACAAAGCCGAAGAGGAAGGAACGTTCATTGCCGAAACCATTGCGGGTCAGAAGCCGCACATTCACTACCGGCTCATTCCGAACGTAGTCTATACCTGGCCGGAAGTGGCGGCCGTAGGCTATACCGAAGAAGAGGTGAAGCAGGAAGGGATTCCCTACAAAACCGGCTCGTTCCCGTTCAAGGCACTGGGCCGGGCGCGGGCGAGTATGGACATCGACGGGCTGGTGAAGGTGCTGGCGCATAAAGAAACCGACGAGATTCTGGGCGTTCACATCATCGGTCCCCGCGCGGCCGACATGATTGCCGAAGCCGTTGTGGCGATGGAGTTCCGGGCCTCGGCCGAGGACGTATCGCGGATGTCGCACGCGCACCCGACCTATACCGAAGCCTTCAAGGAGGCCTGTCTGGCCGCTACCGACAACCGGGCGATCAATATGTAA
- a CDS encoding TraR/DksA family transcriptional regulator, translating into MYCIKCGNLIPEARLKALPTAKTCVHCSRAQRVAGFPLITGKTEYSALQIVSQQEAVRLQKMQARRGTGASMSMTREKRN; encoded by the coding sequence ATGTACTGTATCAAGTGTGGCAATCTTATTCCCGAAGCGCGTCTGAAAGCCCTGCCAACGGCTAAGACCTGCGTTCATTGTTCGCGGGCGCAACGCGTGGCTGGCTTCCCGCTCATTACGGGTAAGACCGAGTATTCGGCCCTGCAGATCGTATCGCAGCAGGAGGCCGTTCGTTTGCAGAAAATGCAGGCCCGGCGGGGTACTGGCGCTTCCATGTCAATGACCCGCGAGAAGCGCAATTAA
- a CDS encoding NAD(P)/FAD-dependent oxidoreductase translates to MRHIVIVGNGIAGITAAREIRKQSDDRITVISAETEHFFSRTALMYVYMGQLEFHHLKPYEDWFWVKNRIELVLAHVTQIDFDKKYLNLVRTPALEEPFAYDVLILAVGSKPNFMGWPGQTLRGVQGLYGKPDLDRMEADTRSIRQAVVVGGGLIGIELCEMLLSRNIHVTFLVREKSFWSSVLPAEESALVTRHIVAHHVDLRLHTELAELRDDGTGQVNTVVTKAGEQIPAQFVGIAVGVSPNISFVRNTPLETDRGILVNEFLETNLSDVYAIGDCVQHRTPPPGRKPLEQIWYSGRIMGETLAQTLTGQQTAYKPGVFFNSAKFFDIEYQTYGDVANFLPNDGPEQAFYWEHAAGEIAMRINYRADTGAVTGVNALGIRQRQAIWEDWIAAGKPIEYVLEQLPQANFDPEFFRQFEPAILAKFNAENPNRPVRLKAKKGLFGLFGR, encoded by the coding sequence ATGCGTCATATTGTTATCGTTGGCAACGGCATTGCGGGTATTACGGCCGCCCGCGAAATCCGCAAACAAAGTGACGACCGCATTACCGTCATTTCTGCCGAAACTGAACATTTTTTCTCCCGCACGGCGCTCATGTACGTGTATATGGGCCAGCTCGAATTTCATCATCTGAAACCCTATGAAGACTGGTTCTGGGTCAAAAACCGGATTGAACTGGTCCTGGCGCACGTAACCCAGATTGATTTCGACAAAAAATACCTGAACCTGGTTCGCACGCCCGCTCTGGAAGAGCCATTTGCCTATGATGTGCTTATTCTTGCGGTTGGGTCCAAGCCTAATTTCATGGGCTGGCCGGGTCAAACCCTGCGCGGGGTTCAGGGTCTCTACGGCAAGCCAGACCTCGACCGCATGGAAGCCGACACGCGGAGCATTCGCCAGGCCGTGGTCGTTGGGGGTGGATTGATTGGTATTGAGTTATGCGAGATGCTGCTTTCGCGCAATATTCACGTAACGTTTCTGGTCCGCGAAAAAAGTTTCTGGAGTAGTGTGCTGCCCGCCGAAGAATCAGCGCTGGTTACACGCCACATTGTAGCTCACCACGTTGACCTGCGCCTGCATACCGAACTGGCCGAACTTCGCGACGATGGAACTGGCCAGGTGAACACCGTCGTCACCAAAGCTGGTGAGCAGATTCCGGCGCAGTTTGTGGGCATAGCCGTAGGCGTCAGCCCCAATATCAGCTTCGTGAGAAATACGCCACTGGAAACTGACCGGGGCATCCTGGTGAATGAGTTTCTGGAAACAAACCTTTCCGATGTCTACGCCATTGGCGACTGCGTTCAGCATCGAACACCCCCGCCGGGACGTAAACCCCTGGAGCAGATCTGGTACAGCGGCCGAATCATGGGCGAAACCCTGGCTCAGACCCTGACAGGTCAGCAAACAGCTTATAAACCAGGCGTCTTTTTTAACTCGGCCAAATTTTTCGACATCGAATACCAGACGTATGGCGACGTGGCTAATTTCCTGCCTAATGACGGTCCTGAACAGGCGTTTTACTGGGAACACGCAGCGGGCGAAATCGCCATGCGGATCAATTACCGCGCCGATACAGGTGCCGTTACGGGTGTGAACGCGCTCGGTATCCGCCAGCGGCAGGCAATCTGGGAGGACTGGATTGCAGCCGGCAAACCAATTGAATATGTACTCGAACAATTGCCGCAGGCCAATTTCGATCCGGAATTTTTCCGGCAGTTTGAGCCTGCTATCCTGGCAAAATTTAATGCCGAAAATCCCAACCGACCCGTGCGGCTAAAAGCGAAGAAAGGCTTATTCGGCCTGTTTGGCCGCTAA
- a CDS encoding amidophosphoribosyltransferase, which produces MSDAIKHECGIALIRLRKPYQYYIDKYGTALYGANKLYLLMEKQVNRGQDGAGIANIKLDVPPGHRYISRYRSVDQRPVTDIFEKLNKKFRKALKGNKDKGKDARWLQENVAFTGEVWMGHLRYGTHGANEIENCHPMLRQSNWRSRNLVMAGNFNMTNVDGLFDKLVSLGQHPKEKVDTVTVMEKIGHFLDEENQRVFDRFKGIYENPDLSDIIEDNLDMQRVLHRSCRDFDGGYAMVGMTGYGGAFVARDPAGIRPAYYYADDEVVVVASEKPAIKAAFNAEYSEIKEVQPGHALIIDKYGEYNELQFVQPIEKRSCSFERIYFSRATDPDIYNERKDLGKLLVPQILKEIDYDLENTVFSYIPNTAETAFFGMVEGLEEYLYKQRKKAIMDGILFEEELDRVLSFRPRIEKLVSKDVKLRTFITDDSQRDDMVSHVYDTTFEVIKKGKDNVVVVDDSIVRGTTLEKSILRMLDRLGPKKIIIVSSAPQIRFPDCYGIDMSKVKEFVAFRAALELLRERGMDNLLDEVYAESVAAIESGNASQHNYVKALFDPFTHEEISRKVAQIITPGDLNAEVAVVYQTVENLHRACPNHSGDWYFTGNYPTPGGNTVVNKAFVNFMEGRLVRAY; this is translated from the coding sequence ATGAGCGACGCCATCAAACACGAGTGCGGTATTGCCCTCATCCGACTCCGCAAACCGTATCAATACTACATTGATAAATACGGCACAGCCCTCTACGGAGCCAATAAATTGTACCTGCTTATGGAAAAGCAGGTCAATCGTGGCCAGGACGGAGCCGGTATCGCTAACATCAAACTCGACGTGCCGCCCGGCCACCGCTACATCAGCCGTTACCGTTCAGTTGATCAGCGTCCGGTGACGGATATTTTTGAAAAGCTCAACAAGAAATTCCGCAAGGCGCTCAAAGGCAATAAAGACAAGGGTAAAGACGCCCGGTGGCTCCAGGAAAATGTAGCCTTCACGGGCGAGGTCTGGATGGGCCACCTGCGTTACGGTACCCACGGCGCCAACGAAATTGAAAACTGCCACCCTATGCTCCGCCAAAGCAACTGGCGCAGCCGCAACCTGGTTATGGCGGGTAACTTTAACATGACCAACGTAGATGGTCTGTTTGATAAGCTGGTTTCGCTCGGTCAGCACCCCAAAGAGAAAGTGGACACCGTAACGGTGATGGAGAAAATCGGCCACTTTCTGGATGAGGAGAACCAGCGCGTATTTGATCGGTTCAAGGGCATCTACGAAAACCCCGACCTGTCGGACATCATTGAGGACAACCTCGATATGCAGCGGGTTCTGCACCGTTCCTGCCGCGATTTCGACGGTGGTTACGCTATGGTGGGCATGACGGGTTACGGTGGAGCGTTTGTAGCCCGCGATCCCGCCGGGATTCGGCCCGCCTATTACTATGCCGACGATGAAGTGGTGGTAGTCGCTTCGGAGAAGCCCGCTATTAAGGCCGCTTTCAACGCCGAGTACAGTGAGATTAAAGAAGTGCAGCCTGGTCATGCGCTCATCATCGACAAGTACGGCGAGTATAATGAACTCCAGTTTGTGCAGCCGATTGAGAAGCGGTCGTGCAGCTTCGAGCGCATTTATTTCTCCCGGGCCACCGACCCCGACATTTACAACGAACGCAAAGACCTCGGGAAATTGCTCGTGCCGCAAATCCTGAAAGAAATCGACTACGATCTGGAAAACACGGTCTTTTCCTATATTCCAAACACGGCCGAAACCGCCTTTTTCGGCATGGTTGAGGGTCTGGAAGAATACCTGTACAAACAGCGGAAGAAAGCCATCATGGATGGTATCCTGTTCGAGGAAGAACTCGACCGGGTGCTGTCGTTCCGGCCACGGATTGAAAAACTGGTTTCCAAGGACGTAAAACTGCGGACGTTCATCACCGACGATTCTCAGCGCGACGATATGGTTTCGCACGTCTATGACACCACCTTCGAGGTCATCAAAAAGGGTAAGGATAACGTAGTCGTCGTTGACGACTCCATCGTGCGGGGCACAACCCTGGAGAAAAGCATCCTCAGAATGCTCGACCGGCTTGGTCCCAAGAAAATCATTATCGTATCGTCGGCTCCGCAGATTCGCTTCCCCGACTGTTACGGTATCGACATGTCGAAGGTGAAAGAGTTTGTGGCCTTCCGGGCAGCTCTCGAACTGCTTCGCGAACGCGGCATGGACAATCTGCTCGACGAAGTCTATGCTGAAAGCGTCGCAGCTATCGAGTCCGGAAATGCCTCGCAGCATAATTACGTTAAGGCCTTGTTTGATCCCTTTACGCACGAGGAAATTTCGCGCAAGGTAGCGCAGATCATCACGCCCGGCGACCTGAACGCCGAAGTGGCTGTTGTGTATCAGACTGTTGAAAACCTGCACCGGGCCTGCCCCAACCATTCGGGCGACTGGTATTTCACGGGCAATTACCCAACCCCCGGCGGAAATACAGTCGTTAACAAAGCCTTTGTCAATTTCATGGAAGGCCGTCTGGTTCGGGCCTATTAA
- a CDS encoding tetratricopeptide repeat protein: protein MSTSTAQSIDDLLQVLQKGEAIVIAGTGVSASVACSNKLIRSWSLLLKHGIDFCCSHAQDINEISESCRTFDATSSASLDELLAIGDEVQQYLIKNNLMERWLEVVFAGLSPEDQRLIRALEKLKVPIATTNYDRLFEDITGLPGISWRDTAKLHRFLNGQEQAILHLHGHFRDPNSIILGKRSYDELLEQEFALFAEKSLFSRYNVIFIGFGDSTKDPNFSRLLTWSRAHLSATQVFRVVRQSELDKLREEHQTLGYNIQLISYGADYSDLTPFLERLAYQLPVVPPIPKNLPAVPDNIGRGELIETVVDKLVRPGNKPIGLLGGAGIGKSNTILNVLYHRKTAIQFGEQRYFVRCEAVTTSDLLWSQTLDTLGLQPSRDLSPQQQVEHFLVEQPTLLVFDNAETPWERFGPVFESILGRLKSLTNLRLVVTYRGKAIPGTRIGWDSITVPALTEEQSRALFLNLTGEVFANDPALPRLLRAVDYLPLAVTLLAERAKDEQRLAALEQKWEQRKTDLLKLDPANKDLNLEVSILLSFDSPRLSDTGRELFKALCWLPDGIQRADWESAFPDYEDDLNALLRVVLAEEDSIGRVRVLAPIREVINRKFSPDPLWLEPTVRKIVNIAAESGRQVSFQEGAFTRVQAEWLNLNQIFSKCDYTEWLIDALTDLTLFSSFSGLYLTNFLTKAAQITKTNQWQQLQANCLRSLGGVAFLQSDNARAITYYEQAQPLYEQVGDLLGKANCLRSLGDVAFRQSDNARAITYYEQAQPLYEQVGDLLGKANCLKSLGDVAFRQSDNARAITYYEQAQPLYEQVGDLLGKANCLKSLGDVAFLQSDNARAITYYEQAQPLYEQVGDLLGKANCLKSLGDVAFRQSDNARAITYYEQAQPLYEQVGDLLGKANCLKSLGDVAFRQSDNARAITYYEQAQPLYEQVGDLLGKANCLRSLGDVAFRQSDNARAITYYEQAQPLYEQVGDLLGKANCLKSLGDVAFLQSDNARAITYYEQAQPLYEQVGDLLGKANCLKSLGDVAFLQSDNARAITYYEQAQPLYEQVGDLLGKANCLKSLGDVAFRQSDNARAITYYEQAQPLYEQVGDLLGKANCLKSLGDVAFLQSDNARAITYYEQAQPLYEQVGDLLGKANCLKSLGDVAFRQSDSGGGDKLYEVAIRLYNQINDHYSLGRAYYYWSLYASDDTIRQERRCKAKTVWEGVNMHYLVEQTGLTDACQ from the coding sequence ATGTCTACGTCTACTGCTCAGTCCATCGACGATTTACTTCAGGTTCTCCAAAAAGGCGAAGCCATCGTAATTGCAGGTACGGGGGTCTCGGCTAGTGTTGCCTGTAGCAACAAACTTATCCGTAGTTGGTCGCTGCTTTTGAAGCATGGTATTGATTTTTGTTGTAGTCATGCCCAGGATATCAACGAGATAAGTGAATCCTGCCGCACGTTCGATGCTACATCATCAGCTTCACTCGATGAATTGCTGGCAATTGGCGACGAAGTTCAGCAATACCTTATTAAAAATAACCTCATGGAAAGATGGCTGGAGGTTGTTTTTGCGGGATTGTCGCCTGAAGACCAGCGTTTGATCCGAGCGCTGGAAAAGCTTAAGGTGCCCATTGCTACTACAAATTACGACCGACTGTTTGAGGACATTACCGGCTTGCCTGGTATTTCATGGCGCGACACAGCCAAACTCCATCGTTTCTTAAACGGCCAGGAACAAGCTATTTTACACCTGCATGGTCACTTTCGCGATCCGAATTCGATTATTCTTGGCAAACGCTCCTACGACGAATTGCTGGAACAGGAGTTCGCGCTCTTTGCCGAAAAATCCCTATTCAGTCGCTATAACGTGATCTTTATTGGCTTTGGAGACAGCACAAAAGACCCTAATTTCAGTCGACTTCTCACCTGGTCGCGGGCGCACCTTTCAGCAACTCAGGTATTTCGCGTGGTACGCCAATCCGAACTGGATAAGCTTCGGGAAGAGCATCAGACGTTGGGTTACAATATCCAACTTATCAGTTATGGTGCTGACTACAGCGATCTTACGCCGTTTCTGGAACGCTTGGCTTACCAACTGCCGGTTGTTCCACCCATCCCCAAGAACTTACCAGCTGTGCCCGATAATATTGGTCGAGGTGAACTCATTGAAACGGTAGTAGATAAGCTCGTACGGCCTGGAAACAAACCAATAGGCTTATTGGGGGGCGCGGGCATTGGCAAAAGCAACACAATACTGAATGTATTGTATCACCGTAAAACCGCTATCCAATTCGGCGAACAACGGTATTTTGTGCGTTGCGAGGCTGTAACAACGTCTGATTTGCTCTGGTCGCAAACCCTCGACACGCTTGGTTTGCAACCCAGCCGCGATCTGTCGCCCCAGCAACAGGTCGAGCATTTTCTCGTGGAACAACCGACGCTCCTAGTGTTCGACAATGCCGAAACGCCCTGGGAACGGTTCGGACCAGTTTTTGAAAGTATACTGGGGCGGCTTAAAAGTCTGACCAATCTTCGACTGGTAGTCACCTACCGGGGGAAAGCTATTCCCGGCACCCGCATCGGCTGGGACTCGATAACCGTACCCGCCCTGACAGAGGAACAGTCCAGAGCCCTGTTTCTAAATCTAACGGGTGAGGTCTTCGCTAATGATCCAGCACTGCCGCGTCTGCTCCGCGCCGTGGACTATCTGCCGCTAGCCGTAACCCTTTTAGCCGAACGCGCTAAAGATGAACAGAGATTAGCTGCGCTTGAACAGAAATGGGAACAACGTAAAACCGATCTCCTTAAATTAGATCCCGCCAATAAAGATTTAAATCTTGAAGTATCCATATTGTTATCATTCGATAGTCCTCGACTGAGCGATACTGGGCGCGAACTGTTTAAAGCGTTGTGCTGGTTACCCGACGGTATTCAGCGGGCCGATTGGGAATCTGCTTTCCCAGATTATGAAGACGACCTGAACGCCCTGTTGCGCGTAGTGCTGGCTGAAGAAGACAGTATAGGTCGGGTGCGGGTGCTGGCTCCCATCCGCGAAGTGATTAACCGAAAATTTTCTCCTGACCCGCTTTGGTTAGAGCCAACCGTGCGAAAAATAGTGAATATAGCCGCCGAAAGCGGCCGACAAGTCAGTTTTCAGGAGGGAGCGTTTACAAGAGTTCAGGCCGAATGGCTTAACCTGAACCAAATTTTCAGTAAGTGCGATTACACCGAATGGTTGATTGATGCCTTAACCGACCTTACACTTTTTTCTTCCTTCAGTGGTCTATATCTAACCAACTTTTTAACAAAAGCAGCTCAAATAACAAAAACGAACCAGTGGCAACAATTACAGGCCAACTGCCTGCGTAGTCTAGGCGGTGTGGCTTTTCTCCAGTCGGACAATGCCAGGGCCATCACTTACTATGAGCAGGCTCAGCCGCTCTATGAGCAGGTTGGTGATCTGTTAGGTAAGGCCAACTGCCTGCGTAGTCTAGGCGATGTGGCTTTTCGCCAGTCGGACAATGCCAGGGCCATCACTTACTATGAGCAGGCTCAGCCGCTCTATGAGCAGGTTGGTGATCTGTTAGGTAAGGCCAACTGCCTGAAGAGTCTAGGCGATGTGGCTTTTCGCCAGTCGGACAATGCCAGGGCCATCACTTACTATGAGCAGGCTCAGCCGCTCTATGAGCAGGTTGGTGATCTGTTAGGTAAGGCCAACTGCCTGAAGAGTCTAGGCGATGTGGCTTTTCTCCAGTCGGACAATGCCAGGGCCATCACTTACTATGAGCAGGCTCAGCCGCTCTATGAGCAGGTTGGTGATCTGTTAGGTAAGGCCAACTGCCTGAAGAGTCTAGGCGATGTGGCTTTTCGCCAGTCGGACAATGCCAGGGCCATCACTTACTATGAGCAGGCTCAGCCGCTCTATGAGCAGGTTGGTGATCTGTTAGGTAAGGCCAACTGCCTGAAGAGTCTAGGCGATGTGGCTTTTCGCCAGTCGGACAATGCCAGGGCCATCACTTACTATGAGCAGGCTCAGCCGCTCTATGAGCAGGTTGGTGATCTGTTAGGTAAGGCCAACTGCCTGCGTAGTCTAGGCGATGTGGCTTTTCGCCAGTCGGACAATGCCAGGGCCATCACTTACTATGAGCAGGCTCAGCCGCTCTATGAGCAGGTTGGTGATCTGTTAGGTAAGGCCAACTGCCTGAAGAGTCTAGGCGATGTGGCTTTTCTCCAGTCGGACAATGCCAGGGCCATCACTTACTATGAGCAGGCTCAGCCGCTCTATGAGCAGGTTGGTGATCTGTTAGGTAAGGCCAACTGCCTGAAGAGTCTAGGCGATGTGGCTTTTCTCCAGTCGGACAATGCCAGGGCCATCACTTACTATGAGCAGGCTCAGCCGCTCTATGAGCAGGTTGGTGATCTGTTAGGTAAGGCCAACTGCCTGAAGAGTCTAGGCGATGTGGCTTTTCGCCAGTCGGACAATGCCAGGGCCATCACTTACTATGAGCAGGCTCAGCCGCTCTATGAGCAGGTTGGTGATCTGTTAGGTAAGGCCAACTGCCTGAAGAGTCTAGGCGATGTGGCTTTTCTCCAGTCGGACAATGCCAGGGCCATCACTTACTATGAGCAGGCTCAGCCGCTCTATGAGCAGGTTGGTGATCTGTTAGGTAAGGCCAACTGCCTGAAGAGTCTAGGCGATGTGGCTTTTCGCCAGTCGGATAGTGGCGGAGGTGACAAGCTATATGAAGTAGCTATTCGATTGTACAATCAAATCAACGACCATTATTCTCTTGGTCGGGCATACTATTATTGGTCTTTGTATGCATCTGATGACACTATCAGACAGGAACGTCGCTGTAAGGCAAAAACTGTTTGGGAAGGCGTAAATATGCACTATTTAGTCGAACAGACCGGGTTAACCGATGCCTGCCAGTAA
- a CDS encoding PAS domain-containing sensor histidine kinase, whose product MDGFTTSQPPPSPPAKFSAHEFDDQSALLTGLMANPYVGIALYEAVRDQTKGPNQGKIIDFRLRQINEVASNLQGKTPEQLIGRTRSEFYPWGTGDILLQHYIQVCETGAPYRDPHFHPLFGLWIDLSVQKLGDGILLIHNNITPERQAQLERQQQADLLQTIINNSPAGLAVFEAVRDDTGQIVDFIYRLTNPANARVTGRTVAEMTGQRMLELFPGLSDTGFVADLIETIQTGKTREFIFPYTNDGIDGWFDCSFVKQNDGALFTFMDVSELKRSELAQQQQAELLDRIMNSTLTGITVNKAIRNKAGQIIDFQITLANQQAMDVFGNLSEGVYTQTFCDRNPELAGSAAFTQYVDVVNTGQTLHLELPYGDRWYYLTLNKFGDGFINSSIDITDNHRYRQQLEAANLELQRSNDSLQQFAYVASHDLQEPLRKIQAFGTMLAEQYGSALGSTGQSYVQRMQSASVRMSELIKDLLAYSRVSTVREPFRKISLSEIVQTIVDEYELTIQETGAVIEISELPELTGDRPQLHQLFGNLLTNALKFRRPDVAPHVRVSARGITRQAIPAGTLPASATLETQRSDAETFYEISVQDNGIGFDKKYLDRIFQVFQRLHTHNQYPGTGVGLAICQKVAENHQGGISASGKLGEGATFRVYLPA is encoded by the coding sequence ATGGATGGTTTTACCACCTCTCAGCCTCCTCCTTCACCCCCTGCAAAATTCTCCGCTCATGAGTTTGATGATCAGTCGGCGTTGTTGACCGGCCTGATGGCAAACCCTTACGTGGGTATTGCCCTCTATGAGGCTGTGCGGGATCAGACGAAAGGGCCGAACCAGGGAAAGATTATTGATTTCCGGCTTCGGCAAATCAATGAAGTAGCCAGCAACCTGCAGGGCAAAACACCGGAACAACTCATCGGACGTACGCGCAGCGAGTTTTATCCGTGGGGTACGGGCGATATTCTGCTTCAGCATTATATCCAGGTATGCGAAACGGGGGCTCCCTATCGTGATCCGCATTTTCACCCACTGTTTGGCTTATGGATCGACCTGTCTGTTCAAAAGCTGGGGGATGGCATCTTACTGATCCATAACAACATTACCCCCGAACGTCAGGCTCAGCTCGAACGTCAGCAGCAGGCTGATCTTCTGCAAACCATCATCAATAACTCACCAGCGGGCCTTGCTGTATTCGAAGCCGTTCGGGACGATACCGGACAGATTGTTGATTTCATATACCGACTGACAAACCCGGCCAACGCGCGGGTGACCGGACGCACAGTAGCCGAAATGACCGGTCAGCGCATGCTGGAACTGTTTCCGGGCCTGAGCGATACTGGATTTGTGGCTGATCTTATTGAAACGATTCAGACCGGCAAAACCCGGGAGTTTATCTTTCCGTACACCAACGACGGAATCGACGGCTGGTTTGACTGCTCTTTTGTGAAGCAGAACGATGGAGCCCTGTTCACCTTCATGGACGTTTCGGAGTTGAAGCGTTCCGAGCTGGCTCAGCAGCAGCAGGCTGAACTACTGGATCGGATCATGAATTCGACGCTCACGGGCATTACGGTCAACAAAGCCATCCGCAACAAAGCCGGTCAGATTATAGACTTTCAGATCACCCTGGCCAATCAGCAGGCTATGGACGTATTTGGTAATTTATCCGAGGGGGTTTACACTCAAACTTTCTGCGATCGTAACCCGGAACTGGCGGGTAGTGCTGCGTTTACGCAATACGTCGACGTGGTCAACACGGGGCAGACGCTGCATCTGGAGCTGCCTTACGGAGACCGGTGGTATTATTTGACCCTTAATAAGTTTGGCGATGGGTTCATTAATTCCTCGATTGATATTACCGATAACCACCGGTACCGCCAGCAACTCGAAGCCGCGAATCTGGAACTGCAGCGCTCCAACGATAGTCTCCAGCAGTTCGCCTACGTAGCGAGCCACGACCTGCAAGAACCCCTCCGCAAAATTCAGGCGTTCGGCACTATGCTGGCCGAACAATACGGTTCGGCTTTAGGCAGCACCGGCCAGAGCTACGTACAGCGTATGCAGTCAGCATCGGTGCGCATGTCGGAGCTGATTAAAGATTTGCTGGCTTATTCCCGCGTTTCAACGGTTCGGGAGCCTTTCCGGAAAATCTCGTTGAGCGAGATTGTGCAGACCATCGTTGATGAATATGAGCTGACTATCCAGGAAACCGGCGCAGTCATAGAGATAAGCGAACTTCCTGAGCTGACCGGCGATCGGCCGCAACTGCATCAGCTTTTCGGCAACCTGCTGACCAACGCGCTGAAGTTCCGGAGACCGGATGTAGCACCCCACGTTCGGGTATCGGCCCGCGGCATAACCCGACAGGCCATTCCAGCGGGCACCTTACCCGCATCAGCTACGCTGGAAACACAGCGCTCTGACGCCGAAACGTTCTACGAAATAAGTGTGCAGGATAACGGGATTGGCTTCGACAAAAAATACCTTGACCGAATATTCCAGGTATTTCAGCGCCTGCACACCCATAACCAGTATCCCGGAACTGGTGTGGGTCTGGCTATCTGTCAGAAAGTAGCCGAAAATCATCAGGGCGGGATCAGTGCATCGGGTAAGCTGGGCGAAGGTGCCACCTTTCGGGTATATCTGCCCGCCTGA